Part of the SAR324 cluster bacterium genome, CAATTTCCATGATTCAAACCACAGAAGGTGCCTTGAACGAAGTCAGCAGTATTCTGATTAATCTGCGACAATTGGCAGTACACGCCGCGAACGAAGGCGCAAATGACATCAAGATGCTTCAGGCAGACCAAAGTGAGGTTGACAATTTATTAGGAACTTTGAAACGGATTGCTGATAACACTCAGTTTGGAACATTGTCCTTGTTGGATGGTAGCAATTCAGTGAATGGTGTGGCTGTTGGTGATGGTTTGGAATTCATCAGTGCCACTGAAAAAACAAAAGCTTCCTCTTCAGAAGGATACAAAGTCAACATCACACAGGTCGCCACTCGGCCTCTGGTTGTTGCGACCCGAAAACTGGAATTGGAAGATGCTTATGCCAGTTTTGTGATCAATGAAGGCGGTAAGACCGTTGCACTGGATCCGAAAAAAAATAGAACATTGAATGGTCAAATTGAAAAGTTATTGAATACGGCATCTGTCACACAAAATTCAGAGCAAAAAGAAAACGCCAGAAACATGATACAGCATCTGGTTGCCACTGAATTACAAAGACAGGCTGATGAAGCAGGGATGAATATTGAAGTGTTTGTCTACAAACCCGCTGACAGTTTTGGCGAGCTGGTTTCCAACTGGGATCCTGAAAATGAAAGTTTGAAAGCGATTGATCAGTATCCCTCACTTTTGAAAGATCTGGATTCAGATGAAGTATTGGTCATTCGTCATAAAAACTATGGTAGCGAACCCACATTCACCGTAACAACATCGATTGAGGATTTCTTTGGGGAAGATGCCCCTTCCAATCAGGCAATCGCAGCATTGCCCGGTCGAGATGTTGAGGGAACAATAGGTGGTTTTCCTGAAGTTGGTGCAGGTGAATCCGCTCTTGGAAACGGCCAGATTTTGACTGGCGCTCCCGGAACAGAAGCGGAGGGGTTAACACTCAGATATTCCAATAATACAGATGATGTTGTGCATCATGTGTTTGATCGGGTGAATCGTTATTATGCGGGGTTTTTCCTTGAAGAAAAAAACAACGCGTTTCTGGTAGGCGATGAAAAACCATCAATGGGACTTTTCAGCCCGGTGATTGCTGAAATTGATGGCTATGTTCATTTAACCCAGAATGCTCTTGCTTTCCAGGTTGGTCCAAATGAAGGACAACAGGTTCGTCTTTCGATTGACAGTGTTAACCCTGAAAACCTGGCCGTAAATATTGAAAATGAAAGCAATTTCAGAAGTTTGGTGGACATTGATTTGATGACAGGACAAGGTGCTCAGGATGCCATCAAAATCATAGATGCCGGGGTGGATCAGGTTTCATCAATGCGGGCGAAACTTGGAGCATTCCAGAAAAACGCTCTTGAAACAAATTTGAATAATCTGAGAGTCAGTCATGAAAATTTGTCATCCGCTCAGTCTGAACTGGTGGATACCGATATGGCGGCTGAAATGAGTACTTTTGTTAAAAACCAGATTTTGATGGAGTCTGGCACAGCGATGTTGGCACAGGCAAATCAGGTTCCCAAGGCTGTCCTGCAGTTGTTGCAGTCAAACGCCGGATAGGTTGGAACATTTCTTGAACACCTTTGAGAAAGGTGTGTAATAATCAGTCTGTTTTTGGAAAACTCAACAATTTCAATATACTGATTATTTCACAGTGGGTAGAAACTGCCCACTGACCCAGGAAATATGTTTAACCATCAAAGGAGCAGGATTGTCTGAAATCAACCCCAATGCGGTGACAGGCCTTGCCACGAATCTGAATACAAAGGATATTATCGGTCGTTTTATTGAAATTGAAAAACGACAGGTGGCACCCATTGAGCAACGGAAACAAACAAAAGTTGTCGAGCTGGAATCATGGGATGCCATCAAGACGGAGCTGGAAAAGCTCCAGGAA contains:
- a CDS encoding flagellin, with amino-acid sequence MRVNTNVAALNALRNLNRTERDTRNTLERLSSGRKINRAADGPAALVISEQMGAQLTSIQQAMTNSETSISMIQTTEGALNEVSSILINLRQLAVHAANEGANDIKMLQADQSEVDNLLGTLKRIADNTQFGTLSLLDGSNSVNGVAVGDGLEFISATEKTKASSSEGYKVNITQVATRPLVVATRKLELEDAYASFVINEGGKTVALDPKKNRTLNGQIEKLLNTASVTQNSEQKENARNMIQHLVATELQRQADEAGMNIEVFVYKPADSFGELVSNWDPENESLKAIDQYPSLLKDLDSDEVLVIRHKNYGSEPTFTVTTSIEDFFGEDAPSNQAIAALPGRDVEGTIGGFPEVGAGESALGNGQILTGAPGTEAEGLTLRYSNNTDDVVHHVFDRVNRYYAGFFLEEKNNAFLVGDEKPSMGLFSPVIAEIDGYVHLTQNALAFQVGPNEGQQVRLSIDSVNPENLAVNIENESNFRSLVDIDLMTGQGAQDAIKIIDAGVDQVSSMRAKLGAFQKNALETNLNNLRVSHENLSSAQSELVDTDMAAEMSTFVKNQILMESGTAMLAQANQVPKAVLQLLQSNAG